In Nitrospirota bacterium, the genomic stretch GATGACTGGAAATGTCCTGTGTGCAATGCGCCCAAGGACGCCTTTGAAAAAATAAGATAAATAAGGAGTATGTGCAGGCAATTTTTGAAAAGCGAAATAATAAAACTTTTATCAGATAAAAAATATGGCGCTCTGATGAAACTGCCGCTTAGCAATGGCAGGCTTCTGAGCACACTTATCTCGCTCACCTATGACAGAAAAAGCATTATCAGTTGCCGCGCCATAGAGGCTTTCGGCATTGTATCAAAAGAGATAGCAAAGACAAAACCGGAAATTGTGAGGAACGCTGCCGGACGCCTGCTCTGGATGATACGGGACGAGTCAGGAGGAATCGGCTGGAGTTCTCCTGAGATGCTCGGTGAGATTGTAAGGAACAACCCCGAGTTGTTTTCAGATGTTGCGCCTGTGATAATGTCTTTCCTGGATGAAGAGATGCTGGCATCAGGAGTGCTGATTGCAGCCGGAAGGATAGGGGAGGTTAATGCTGAACTTATTGCTCACGCAATTCCGCTTATCCTTTCTTATCTTCAAAATCCCGAACCGCTGCTCAGAGGCCTTGCAGCATGGGCGCTCGGCAGGATGAGGGCCTCTCAGACTGAACCGGAACTGGAAAAACTTAAAAACGATGACAGGCTCATTGCAATTTATGAAGATGGAGAGCTGAAAGAAAAAACCATCGGGCAGATTGCACAGGAAGCGATACTTTCTATCTCAGAGTAAGCCCCTCGTCTGCATATTTAACAATAGGCGAAAGGAAAAATTCTATTATCCTTCTTTTGTTAGTTTTCACCTCAACCGATACAGCCATTCCCGGCGAGACATGTATCTTTTTGCCGTCAACGGCAATGTATAATTTTTCCATCTCAACTTTTATTTTATATACCGGGCCCAGCTTTTCATCCTCAAAGGCATCGGGGCTTATGGATACAACCCTTCCCTTGATAGTCCCGTATTTCTGGAACGGGAAAGTATCAAGTTTGATTTCTGCTTCCTGATTTGTTTTTAAAAACCCGATGTCTTTGTTTAAGGCCATTGCTTCTATTACAAGGGGCGTTCCATCGGGAACAACAGTGACAATCGGCTGGGCAGGCGTTACCACTCCGCCGATGGTGTATGACGCCAGTCCGTGAACCGTCCCGCTTACCGGAGAGCAGAGCTTTTCAAGCTCGTATCTCTTTTTCGCCTTGACTGTCTCTCCTTCAATCGCAATGATATTCTTTTCCTTTTCTACAATATCGGTCAGCAGCGCCTTTTCGCGCTCTTTCTTCAATGTCTCAAGATTCTTTTTTGCCTCTTCAAGGCTGTCTATCGCCTGCTTTACGATCTTTTTCTGCGCTTCAAATTCATTCACGGTCGTATGGAATTCCTTCTGTTTTTCCAGCAATTCCATCCTTGCGATAAAATCCTTCTCATAAAGTTTCCTGTATGCGGCCTCCTGCTCTATTAATATTGCGGATGTCTTCTCCAGTTTGTTCAGGATTGCCTCTGACGCCTGTAAAGCGCTCTCTTTTTGCGCAATGACAAGACGCAATGCCTCTTCTCTTGTCTTATATTCCGATTCCCTTGCATCTTTGAGCTGTTTCTGTAATGGCGAAAGGCTAATGGCTAAAGGCGCACGGTTTCCGGTCTTTTGCTTTTCCCCTTTTACCTTTTGCCTTTCGCCCTTTGCCGGTTCTTGCCCTTCTCCATTTAGCTCCTGAATAAGTCTCTCTCTGTCAGTTTGATATATTGACAATGCCTTTGCACTGCTTTCCATATCCGCTTGCTTGATTGTGGGGTCCAGCTCTATCAGCAATTGCCCCTCTTTCACCATCTG encodes the following:
- a CDS encoding HlyD family type I secretion periplasmic adaptor subunit; translation: MLKRLKNHFKNDNLECEFLPPALEIETTPPSPVRRALIWLIFTLTIAAFVWSYFGKVDEVAVARGKVIPDGRVKVIQPMEIGVIKAIHVQEGQMVKEGQLLIELDPTIKQADMESSAKALSIYQTDRERLIQELNGEGQEPAKGERQKVKGEKQKTGNRAPLAISLSPLQKQLKDARESEYKTREEALRLVIAQKESALQASEAILNKLEKTSAILIEQEAAYRKLYEKDFIARMELLEKQKEFHTTVNEFEAQKKIVKQAIDSLEEAKKNLETLKKEREKALLTDIVEKEKNIIAIEGETVKAKKRYELEKLCSPVSGTVHGLASYTIGGVVTPAQPIVTVVPDGTPLVIEAMALNKDIGFLKTNQEAEIKLDTFPFQKYGTIKGRVVSISPDAFEDEKLGPVYKIKVEMEKLYIAVDGKKIHVSPGMAVSVEVKTNKRRIIEFFLSPIVKYADEGLTLR
- a CDS encoding HEAT repeat domain-containing protein, whose amino-acid sequence is MKSEIIKLLSDKKYGALMKLPLSNGRLLSTLISLTYDRKSIISCRAIEAFGIVSKEIAKTKPEIVRNAAGRLLWMIRDESGGIGWSSPEMLGEIVRNNPELFSDVAPVIMSFLDEEMLASGVLIAAGRIGEVNAELIAHAIPLILSYLQNPEPLLRGLAAWALGRMRASQTEPELEKLKNDDRLIAIYEDGELKEKTIGQIAQEAILSISE